The proteins below come from a single Chryseobacterium bernardetii genomic window:
- a CDS encoding helix-turn-helix domain-containing protein, which yields MNNHFFDLIEYTNRSVFLTGKAGTGKTTFLNDFVKRTKKKHIVIAPTGIAAINAGGVTIHSMFGLPLRTFLPTTERIDSSLANNIADLMPHFKYRKDKLKLLREVEIIIIDEVSMLRADVLDMMDFSLRFIRRNNQRFGGVQMLFIGDLFQLPPVVRDEHVLKMYYDSPFFFDSHAIKDIPIVTIELTKVYRQSDQEFLEILNAIRDGDVANIDFDHLNKRYDPDFDMGKESYVYLCSHNKMADEINQEKLKEIKVDAKTYEAKLVGDFKESQFPNDQFLELKIGAQIMFIRNDISGEKKYFNGKLGEIVGLDEDEIRVVLDESEREITVKKETWEQKKYFLDTDKTIKEEVLGSFEQFPIKLAWAVTIHKSQGLTFDKVIIDAGKSFTAGQVYVALSRCRTLEGIVLKSKITPEVIFKDNRILNFHSDTVANDHVEAILNQEKYDYSIRKVLRTVDCMWFLNEVEEWNKLSIATKNIDHVKANQLYLQLKHEATNLGKIFEKLERVIFQKVNNFIEQKEQWSEIESKSKGAVNFFFTETRNKIFDPLKEFYAEIKGAKGLKQYNEEVKSWLEDIEEYLNNLKDIHLLETKLLDEKNDKEVSMKIAKVPSQVLTFQLFEQGKTIGEIALERGLVKETVIGHLAKFAEQGLLDIARVITSDKIKAFEDEFYKNPHETLTEWKNALPSHFEFNEIRILINHYNYKKEKNS from the coding sequence ATGAATAATCATTTTTTTGACTTAATAGAGTACACGAACAGAAGTGTTTTCCTGACGGGAAAAGCCGGAACAGGAAAAACCACATTTCTTAATGATTTTGTAAAACGAACAAAGAAAAAGCATATTGTTATTGCTCCTACAGGGATTGCAGCAATTAATGCGGGTGGGGTAACCATCCATTCAATGTTCGGATTGCCGCTGAGAACTTTTCTGCCTACAACGGAAAGGATAGACAGCAGCTTGGCTAATAATATTGCCGATCTGATGCCGCATTTTAAATACCGTAAAGATAAACTAAAGCTTTTAAGAGAGGTTGAGATCATTATTATTGATGAGGTTTCCATGCTGAGGGCAGATGTTCTGGATATGATGGACTTTTCATTACGGTTTATCAGGAGAAATAATCAACGTTTTGGTGGAGTACAGATGCTGTTCATCGGAGATCTGTTCCAGCTGCCACCGGTGGTAAGAGATGAGCATGTCTTAAAAATGTATTATGATTCTCCCTTCTTTTTCGATAGCCATGCAATCAAGGATATTCCGATTGTGACAATTGAGCTTACAAAAGTTTACCGCCAGTCTGACCAGGAATTTCTTGAGATTTTGAATGCTATCCGTGATGGTGATGTAGCAAATATAGATTTCGACCACCTGAATAAAAGATACGATCCGGATTTTGATATGGGTAAAGAATCATATGTTTACCTGTGCTCTCATAATAAAATGGCAGACGAGATCAATCAGGAGAAACTGAAAGAAATAAAAGTAGACGCTAAAACTTATGAGGCAAAGCTAGTTGGTGATTTTAAGGAAAGCCAGTTTCCTAATGACCAGTTTTTAGAGCTGAAAATTGGAGCCCAGATCATGTTTATCAGGAATGATATTTCCGGAGAAAAGAAATATTTCAACGGAAAGCTCGGGGAAATTGTTGGATTGGATGAAGATGAGATTCGTGTGGTTCTGGATGAAAGTGAAAGAGAAATTACCGTAAAAAAAGAAACATGGGAACAGAAAAAATATTTTCTGGATACTGATAAGACGATCAAAGAAGAAGTATTGGGCAGTTTTGAACAGTTCCCGATCAAATTAGCCTGGGCAGTTACCATCCATAAAAGCCAGGGGCTTACCTTTGATAAAGTGATTATCGATGCAGGAAAAAGTTTTACGGCAGGTCAGGTATATGTAGCATTATCACGCTGCCGAACGTTGGAAGGTATTGTTTTAAAATCAAAAATTACTCCTGAGGTTATTTTTAAAGACAACAGAATCCTGAATTTCCATAGTGATACCGTTGCCAACGATCATGTGGAAGCTATTCTGAATCAGGAAAAATATGATTACAGCATCAGAAAAGTTCTCCGTACGGTTGACTGTATGTGGTTTTTAAATGAAGTAGAGGAATGGAATAAACTGTCGATAGCGACTAAAAATATAGATCATGTTAAAGCCAATCAGCTTTATCTTCAGTTAAAACATGAAGCTACCAATCTTGGGAAAATCTTTGAAAAACTGGAACGGGTCATCTTTCAGAAGGTGAATAACTTTATTGAACAGAAAGAGCAATGGTCCGAAATTGAAAGCAAATCAAAAGGTGCTGTTAATTTCTTCTTTACTGAGACCAGAAATAAAATTTTTGACCCGTTGAAAGAATTTTATGCTGAAATCAAAGGAGCGAAAGGACTGAAACAGTACAATGAAGAAGTAAAAAGCTGGCTGGAAGATATTGAAGAATACCTGAACAACTTAAAAGATATCCATCTGCTTGAAACAAAACTTCTGGACGAAAAGAATGATAAGGAAGTTAGTATGAAGATTGCTAAAGTTCCCTCACAGGTTCTGACGTTCCAGCTTTTTGAACAGGGAAAAACCATTGGTGAAATTGCTTTGGAAAGAGGGTTGGTAAAAGAAACCGTGATTGGTCACCTTGCCAAGTTTGCTGAACAGGGATTGCTGGATATTGCAAGAGTTATTACTTCGGATAAGATCAAAGCATTTGAAGATGAGTTTTATAAAAATCCACATGAGACCTTAACGGAGTGGAAAAATGCTTTACCAAGCCATTTTGAATTCAACGAGATCAGAATATTAATCAATCATTACAATTATAAAAAAGAAAAGAATTCCTAG
- a CDS encoding gamma carbonic anhydrase family protein gives MALIKELLGKIPQIGENTFLAETATIIGDVTMGKDCSVWYNAVIRGDVHYIRMGDKVNVQDNAMLHCTYQKHPLNIGNNVSIGHNAIVHGCTIKDNVLIGMGAIVMDDCLVEENSIVGAGSVVTQGTHIKSGEVWGGVPAKKIKDINAQLLEGEVNRIADNYVKYSSWYKENVKNHEL, from the coding sequence ATGGCACTTATAAAAGAACTTTTAGGTAAAATACCACAGATCGGAGAGAATACATTTTTAGCTGAAACGGCTACCATTATCGGAGATGTTACTATGGGAAAAGACTGTAGTGTCTGGTATAATGCCGTAATCAGAGGTGATGTTCATTATATCAGGATGGGAGATAAAGTAAATGTTCAGGATAATGCCATGCTGCACTGTACCTATCAGAAGCACCCTCTGAATATCGGAAATAATGTTTCCATTGGTCATAATGCCATTGTTCACGGCTGTACGATCAAAGATAATGTTCTGATTGGAATGGGGGCCATTGTGATGGATGACTGTCTTGTAGAGGAAAATTCGATCGTTGGGGCAGGTTCTGTGGTGACTCAGGGAACGCATATTAAATCAGGAGAAGTCTGGGGGGGTGTTCCTGCTAAAAAGATCAAGGATATTAACGCTCAGTTATTGGAAGGAGAAGTGAACAGAATTGCAGATAATTATGTGAAGTACTCATCCTGGTATAAGGAGAATGTTAAGAATCACGAGTTGTAA
- a CDS encoding NifU family protein, producing the protein MRTVLIEPTENPKVMKFVADYNLIPGSLELDRNSDISEIPLAQELFNYPFVERIFITANFVAVAKQDTIEWEHVAESLKNVIEDELLANPRIYLQKKKEMYQIYSEMTPNPNVMKFVSSKLLMEGFVEVKSKEAAAEVPLAAAIFNEFEFATEVFISDNFVAVTKDNSVEWHQIMITVRALIADYLQNGGEISKIEPQKHENPVEKIINRDYTEDEQKISDILNEYVAPAVENDGGKISLMEYDESSKTAKMLLQGACSGCPSSTATLKNGIENILKQFVPDLVERVEAVNG; encoded by the coding sequence ATGCGTACCGTACTTATAGAACCAACCGAAAACCCAAAAGTGATGAAATTTGTAGCAGATTACAACTTGATTCCGGGGTCTTTAGAGCTGGACAGAAATTCAGATATTTCAGAAATTCCTTTGGCACAGGAACTTTTCAATTATCCGTTTGTAGAAAGAATTTTCATTACAGCTAATTTTGTAGCAGTAGCTAAACAGGATACTATTGAATGGGAACACGTAGCTGAAAGCCTGAAAAACGTAATTGAAGACGAATTATTGGCTAACCCAAGAATTTATCTTCAGAAGAAAAAAGAGATGTATCAGATCTATTCTGAAATGACTCCTAACCCTAATGTAATGAAGTTTGTTTCCAGCAAACTGCTTATGGAGGGATTTGTAGAAGTAAAATCAAAAGAGGCTGCGGCAGAAGTTCCTTTAGCAGCGGCGATCTTCAACGAATTTGAATTTGCAACGGAAGTTTTCATTTCTGATAACTTCGTAGCTGTTACCAAAGACAATTCTGTAGAATGGCATCAGATTATGATTACCGTTCGTGCCCTTATTGCAGATTATCTTCAGAATGGTGGTGAAATTTCTAAAATTGAGCCTCAGAAGCATGAAAATCCTGTAGAAAAAATCATCAACAGGGATTATACCGAAGATGAGCAGAAAATTTCTGATATCCTGAATGAATATGTAGCGCCTGCAGTAGAAAATGATGGTGGGAAAATTTCTTTAATGGAATATGATGAATCCAGCAAAACAGCTAAAATGCTTTTACAGGGAGCCTGCTCAGGATGTCCTAGCTCTACAGCTACTCTAAAGAACGGAATTGAAAATATTTTAAAACAATTCGTTCCGGATCTTGTAGAGAGAGTGGAAGCTGTAAACGGATAA
- a CDS encoding NADPH-dependent FMN reductase: MANNKKILIIIGSATNNSSNQKLMEQVLEKNSNVHFQMYDNLSVLPHFDTSLTDLDTPEEIVKIRRYINDSAGVIISTPEYIFSIPSRLKNLLEWCVSTNVFLDKPTAIITGSASGEKGHEELSLILKTLGAVVNDKHQLLIKAIKGKFGPDGSVENNTFAKVLELVTDFEQSVSSLK; encoded by the coding sequence ATGGCCAACAACAAAAAGATACTCATCATTATTGGTAGTGCTACTAATAATTCAAGTAATCAGAAACTGATGGAACAGGTATTAGAAAAAAATTCCAATGTTCATTTTCAGATGTATGACAATCTTTCTGTTCTTCCCCATTTTGATACTTCATTAACTGATCTGGATACTCCTGAGGAAATTGTAAAGATCAGAAGATACATTAATGATTCGGCAGGAGTTATCATTTCTACTCCGGAATATATTTTCAGTATTCCGAGCAGATTAAAAAACCTGTTGGAATGGTGCGTTTCCACCAATGTATTTCTGGATAAGCCTACAGCGATTATTACAGGTTCTGCCAGTGGAGAGAAAGGTCATGAAGAGCTATCATTGATTTTAAAGACCCTTGGTGCTGTTGTTAATGATAAACATCAGCTATTAATCAAGGCGATAAAAGGTAAGTTTGGGCCTGATGGCTCAGTTGAAAATAATACCTTTGCTAAAGTATTGGAACTGGTAACAGATTTTGAACAATCTGTTTCATCATTAAAATAA
- the hemH gene encoding ferrochelatase: MNKKGILLVNLGSPRSTAVNDVKEYLDEFLMDERVIDYRWIFRALLVQGIILKTRPAKSAEAYKTVWTDEGSPLIVITEKIQKKLQKLVDVPVEIGMRYAEPSIETGIQKLVDQGITEIVLFPLYPQYAMSTTETVIEKAEEVRKKKFPTIKINYIQPFYNRDIYINCLAESIKEKLPENFDALQFSYHGVPERHIYKTDPTKTCNLNDCCSREDNPSHQFCYRHQCYKTTQLVIDKLDLPKEKTIVSFQSRLGKDKWIEPYTDETLEALGKKGVKNLAIVCPAFVSDCLETLEEISVEGKEQFIHGGGESFHYIPCLNDEDRWIEVVKILCEEKLNDFYLV; the protein is encoded by the coding sequence TTGAATAAAAAAGGAATTTTACTGGTCAACCTTGGATCACCAAGATCTACAGCTGTAAATGACGTAAAGGAATATCTTGATGAATTTTTGATGGACGAAAGGGTAATTGATTACCGTTGGATCTTCCGGGCACTGCTGGTTCAGGGGATTATCCTGAAAACAAGACCTGCCAAATCTGCCGAAGCCTATAAAACGGTATGGACGGATGAAGGTTCACCATTGATTGTCATTACTGAAAAGATCCAGAAAAAACTTCAGAAACTGGTAGATGTACCTGTGGAGATCGGTATGCGATATGCAGAACCCAGTATTGAAACCGGAATTCAGAAACTGGTAGATCAAGGGATTACTGAAATTGTTCTTTTCCCTTTGTATCCGCAATATGCAATGAGTACTACAGAAACTGTTATTGAAAAGGCGGAGGAGGTAAGAAAAAAGAAATTTCCAACCATAAAGATCAATTATATCCAGCCTTTCTACAACAGAGATATTTATATCAACTGTCTTGCAGAAAGCATTAAAGAAAAGCTTCCCGAAAATTTTGATGCCCTTCAGTTTTCTTATCATGGAGTTCCGGAGAGACATATTTATAAGACAGATCCTACCAAAACCTGTAATCTTAATGACTGTTGCTCCAGAGAAGATAATCCAAGTCACCAGTTCTGTTACCGTCATCAATGTTATAAAACAACGCAGCTTGTCATCGATAAATTGGATTTACCTAAAGAAAAAACCATTGTTTCTTTCCAGTCAAGGTTAGGAAAAGACAAGTGGATTGAACCTTATACAGACGAAACACTTGAGGCACTTGGTAAAAAAGGAGTAAAAAATCTGGCCATTGTATGTCCGGCTTTCGTTTCCGACTGTCTTGAAACATTGGAAGAGATTTCTGTTGAAGGAAAAGAACAGTTCATACATGGTGGTGGAGAAAGTTTCCATTATATACCATGCCTGAATGATGAAGACAGATGGATTGAAGTGGTAAAAATTCTTTGTGAAGAAAAACTGAACGATTTCTATTTGGTTTAA
- a CDS encoding M4 family metallopeptidase, whose translation MKAKFILAASVAACSFVFGQNTPSKVISGKNGLHAEFLRFDKNAPAFQGSPVLFDEATQRLSPGQARKLGSEKDALGFETQRFQQTVNDIPVEYGMMAVQTKNGKIVGQSGKWVVKVSKELDKSANLTENEALQSALSFVGAESYKWKNKEEEDFLKKETGDPNASFAPKGELVYYSDPDDDKLNDLRLAYKFDIYAEKPLSRQYVFVDAKNGKVLGVDAIIHEVNSPGTAVTGYSGTRSITTDSYNGSYRLRETGRNAGTAVETYNLKKGTNYASAVDFTDTDNNWNNVNTNKDQYATDAHWGAEMTVDYFYTKYGRKSIDNNNFAIKSYVHYSTNYFNAFWDGSRMTYGDGSSTTNGGKPLTAIDVCGHEITHGLTSKTANLAYQRESGALNEGFSDIFGNTIERWARPTQASWTLGEDFNYVIRNMANPNAYSQPDTYMGTYWKTTTTSGCVTPSQSNDYCGVHTNSGVLNFWYYLLVTGGSGTNDKGFAYNVSGIGLDKAGAIAYRTLTTYLTSSSNYANTRTYSLQAAADLYGAGSNEVTQVANAWDAVGVGGGTSPAGLVASTSNISAYTISPNPATDRFTVTFNGKQGKGTVEVVNLNGRKELSEKVTLTDGANKLDIQLPSNMLSGVYIVTVNGQKAGNLIKK comes from the coding sequence ATGAAAGCAAAATTTATTTTAGCAGCGAGCGTTGCAGCCTGCTCTTTCGTTTTTGGGCAAAATACTCCATCAAAAGTAATCTCCGGTAAAAATGGATTACACGCAGAGTTTCTCAGATTTGACAAAAACGCTCCGGCCTTCCAGGGAAGTCCCGTTTTATTTGATGAAGCCACTCAAAGACTTTCTCCGGGACAGGCTCGCAAATTAGGCTCAGAAAAAGATGCATTAGGTTTTGAAACTCAAAGATTTCAGCAAACTGTTAATGATATTCCTGTAGAATACGGAATGATGGCAGTACAGACTAAAAACGGTAAAATTGTAGGGCAATCAGGGAAATGGGTTGTTAAAGTTTCTAAGGAACTTGACAAAAGTGCCAACCTTACTGAAAATGAAGCATTGCAAAGTGCTTTATCATTTGTAGGGGCAGAATCCTATAAGTGGAAAAACAAAGAAGAGGAAGATTTTCTTAAAAAAGAAACAGGAGATCCTAATGCAAGCTTTGCCCCTAAAGGAGAGTTAGTCTATTATTCAGACCCTGATGATGACAAACTGAATGATTTAAGGCTGGCTTATAAATTTGATATCTATGCTGAAAAACCATTAAGCAGACAATATGTTTTCGTAGATGCTAAAAACGGGAAAGTACTTGGAGTAGATGCTATTATCCATGAAGTGAACAGCCCGGGAACAGCCGTTACAGGATACAGCGGAACCCGTAGTATAACTACAGATTCTTATAACGGAAGCTATCGTTTAAGAGAAACAGGAAGAAATGCAGGAACAGCGGTGGAAACATATAACCTGAAAAAAGGAACCAACTATGCTTCTGCAGTAGACTTTACAGACACAGATAATAACTGGAATAATGTTAATACCAATAAAGATCAATACGCTACAGATGCTCATTGGGGAGCAGAAATGACAGTAGATTATTTTTATACAAAATACGGCCGTAAGAGTATTGATAATAATAATTTCGCTATTAAATCTTATGTGCATTATTCTACCAACTATTTTAATGCATTTTGGGATGGTTCCAGAATGACTTATGGTGACGGAAGTTCTACAACAAACGGTGGAAAACCTTTAACAGCAATAGATGTGTGCGGTCATGAAATCACACACGGCTTAACTTCCAAAACAGCTAACCTGGCTTATCAGAGAGAATCAGGAGCTTTAAATGAAGGTTTCTCAGATATTTTCGGAAATACAATTGAGCGTTGGGCAAGACCTACGCAGGCAAGCTGGACACTTGGAGAAGATTTCAATTATGTGATCAGAAATATGGCGAATCCTAATGCTTACAGCCAACCTGATACTTATATGGGAACTTACTGGAAAACAACTACAACTTCAGGTTGTGTAACTCCTAGCCAATCTAATGATTATTGTGGGGTACATACCAACTCTGGAGTGCTTAACTTCTGGTATTATTTGTTAGTAACCGGAGGATCTGGTACCAATGATAAAGGATTTGCTTATAATGTTTCGGGAATCGGACTTGATAAGGCTGGAGCTATCGCTTACAGAACATTGACAACTTATCTGACTTCGTCATCCAATTATGCAAATACAAGAACATATTCTCTTCAGGCAGCAGCAGATTTATACGGTGCGGGCAGCAATGAAGTAACACAGGTTGCCAATGCATGGGATGCAGTAGGTGTTGGAGGAGGAACTTCTCCTGCCGGACTTGTAGCATCAACCTCAAATATTTCAGCTTATACCATCAGCCCGAACCCGGCAACAGACAGATTTACTGTAACATTTAATGGAAAACAAGGTAAAGGAACTGTAGAAGTAGTGAATTTAAACGGAAGAAAAGAACTTTCTGAAAAAGTTACTCTTACAGATGGAGCAAATAAACTTGACATACAGTTACCATCTAATATGCTTTCCGGAGTTTATATTGTAACTGTGAATGGGCAAAAAGCAGGAAACCTGATTAAAAAATAA
- a CDS encoding type IX secretion system plug protein has protein sequence MKTLRILLLSLGGLMYGQNIQSIQLFNPQTNDETPVIRFGEQLVLSFDDLTNGSEIYRYTIKHYDRNWNDDNLFFTEIATGSMNGLLDKFQYSFNTLQAYTHYKLTFPNDKIQPKISGNFELIVYKDSADKPLFKRRFYLVEDAASLGVNVSRIADAKNPNINQRVEIKASPKAGDLSSNVNSMSLNVMQNNNPNMVISNLKPSTVLGNQLLFQQMNLAFPGDNEFYYFDNKNMTIAADMVRAVEVKDDINHTYLHPVWAFPLNYQYQPDVNGAWYYRRNDLGRERDAEREADYSWVYFYLESDPVDKDIYILGGFNGFKPSKENQMQYDAATKQYVARLFLKQGFYNYVLATKQGDGPLDFGEVNGNFWQTENLYQAFLYYAPFGRNYDGLIGYGEFRTPVRK, from the coding sequence ATGAAAACTTTGCGAATACTCTTACTTTCCCTGGGTGGACTGATGTATGGACAAAATATCCAAAGCATCCAGCTGTTTAACCCTCAGACGAATGATGAAACACCGGTCATCAGGTTCGGTGAACAATTGGTGTTGAGTTTTGATGATCTTACCAATGGCAGCGAGATCTATCGGTATACCATTAAGCACTATGACAGAAACTGGAACGATGATAATCTGTTTTTTACAGAAATAGCTACCGGAAGTATGAATGGGTTATTGGATAAATTTCAGTATTCATTCAATACCTTACAAGCTTATACCCATTATAAACTGACTTTTCCCAATGATAAAATCCAGCCGAAAATATCAGGAAACTTTGAGCTGATTGTTTATAAAGATTCTGCAGATAAACCTCTGTTTAAAAGACGTTTCTATCTGGTAGAAGATGCAGCCTCTCTGGGAGTAAATGTTTCAAGGATTGCAGATGCTAAGAATCCTAATATCAATCAAAGAGTAGAAATAAAAGCCTCACCGAAAGCGGGTGATCTTTCTTCCAACGTAAACTCTATGAGTTTGAATGTGATGCAGAATAACAACCCCAATATGGTGATTTCTAATCTGAAGCCAAGTACTGTTTTAGGCAATCAGTTACTTTTTCAGCAGATGAATCTAGCTTTTCCCGGAGACAACGAGTTTTATTATTTCGATAATAAGAATATGACGATTGCTGCAGATATGGTTCGGGCAGTAGAAGTGAAAGATGATATCAATCATACATATCTGCATCCCGTATGGGCATTTCCTTTAAATTATCAATATCAGCCTGATGTAAACGGAGCCTGGTATTACAGAAGAAATGATCTGGGAAGAGAAAGGGATGCCGAAAGAGAAGCAGATTATTCATGGGTCTATTTTTATCTTGAATCGGATCCGGTAGATAAAGACATCTATATTCTGGGTGGATTCAATGGTTTTAAACCAAGTAAGGAAAACCAGATGCAGTATGATGCGGCAACAAAACAATATGTTGCCAGGTTATTTCTGAAACAAGGATTTTATAACTATGTTCTTGCTACAAAGCAAGGTGATGGCCCCTTAGATTTTGGTGAAGTGAACGGTAACTTCTGGCAGACAGAAAACCTTTATCAGGCATTTCTTTACTATGCTCCTTTCGGGCGGAATTATGATGGGCTGATAGGGTATGGGGAATTCAGGACTCCTGTTAGAAAATAA
- a CDS encoding MBL fold metallo-hydrolase, which yields MLQIQGFVCNFASENTYILYNENKNAWLIDPGNMNEQETKAIDNFIKEKGLNIQKILLTHAHIDHVLGLQWAFDTFKVPVHMHQEDQEVLDMLQASGMRFGFPVDPVKVDIVYVKEGEELELDGEKFKIYHVPGHSPGSVVYHNENQKFMISGDVLFEGSIGRTDLYKGNYEQLIDGIKTKLFVLDPETKVFSGHGNPTSIGFEKQYNPFFK from the coding sequence ATGCTTCAGATTCAAGGCTTCGTATGCAACTTTGCAAGTGAAAACACCTATATACTTTATAATGAAAACAAAAATGCCTGGTTAATAGATCCGGGAAATATGAATGAACAGGAAACTAAAGCTATTGATAACTTCATTAAAGAAAAAGGGCTGAACATTCAGAAAATTCTTTTAACCCATGCTCATATTGACCATGTTTTAGGGCTTCAGTGGGCATTTGATACATTCAAAGTTCCGGTACATATGCATCAGGAAGATCAGGAAGTTCTTGATATGCTTCAGGCGAGTGGAATGAGATTCGGATTCCCAGTTGATCCTGTAAAAGTAGATATCGTATACGTTAAGGAAGGGGAAGAACTTGAACTAGATGGAGAGAAGTTTAAAATCTATCATGTTCCAGGGCATTCTCCGGGAAGTGTTGTATATCACAACGAAAATCAGAAATTCATGATCTCCGGGGATGTCCTTTTTGAAGGCAGCATTGGAAGAACAGATCTCTATAAAGGAAATTACGAACAATTAATTGATGGCATTAAAACAAAGCTTTTCGTATTGGATCCTGAAACAAAAGTTTTCTCAGGCCATGGAAATCCTACATCAATTGGATTTGAAAAGCAATATAATCCGTTTTTTAAATAA